The DNA segment TTGAACAACTTTTTATAAGGCACTACCTTAAATATGTTGTTTTTGAAAATAACAATAACTACCATAGTACTCTAATCCAAATAATATCACAAACGCGAATAGGAGTGGttcatagttgttaaatcgagattcgactcgtgactcgaaatctcattttgtgaatcgggactcgtgaatcgaatcgaatcgtaagattcggatcaaattcaaaatattataaaaattaaaatattaaccatatttaactttaaatactagtctaaaaaaattatatctacACTTATAAATCTAATAATTATATGGAAATTATACAATTAATATTACataattttaaatcttaaataatatatatatatatatattaactgtttttttatatatataacaagGATTTTGGATACATGAAAGTGCATAGATTAATTatagtttattaaaaaaaaaatcaaacaatttAAATATATGGAGCTTATTGTAGTGGAAAAGaattaaaaataagtttttcttttatgtAAATAGGAAGAATTTTATTAAGGGTATGGGTGAGAATCTGAAAAAGTTGAGAGCAATGATTAAAATTCACCATTTGACTTTAAACTCACCGTTTCACTTGAGACTCCttaaattaaaacataaaaaataattaataagatAAAGCCTTCATCTTCTACATTGTGTAACCTAATTTTTCGATCATCACAACTTCCGCCGCCCTCCTGATCCTTCCTTCATCCAAACCTCTGCCGCCCTTTCTTTTCCAGCCCAGGCTAACCCATCCCTTGTTCCGACACTGCTTCTCCAGACGTTTTCATGGAAAACAGTGTTTTTTTCTAATGGTGTCATGAATCGGCCGAATCGATGGATTCGGCCGAGTCACCACCGATTCGGCCGATTCATGTCCGATTCATGAAGAGTTCGAGTCGTACCATAGATACGACTCGAAATCTTCATGAATCGGATCGAATCCTACGAGTCGACTCGTGAATCGTACGATTCTAACAACAGTGGAGTggtttaatataaaaatttccATATTTAAGTAGGGCAAACACCTCTAGCAATTCAACTATTCTAACTACTTTTGACAAATCAAACACTGGAATGTTGCCTTCTTGTGTCACTTTTCTTCCAGTAATTAGAACTTAGAAAGGCTCCAAATTGAAAAGGTTTAGATAAACAAAAAGCTACAATCTCCAACATGACAAAGGCATATGATAAATTAATGATTCAGGAACTAACTAAAAGAGGAGCCATCCAACAATGACAAGATCATATACACAGATGTGTTGCATCACATAAATAACTCTATCAAGCACTGAGTCAGCTGGTTGGCTTGAAGAGCTTTAGGAGCTCTTTGGGTAGCTGTCTAGCAATTATTAGTTTCAGAGAAAACATAATAAACTTCAAATTGTTACTGAATCAAGTAAAACCATTTTATGCAGTGCACTAATCAGCTCCATTTCAAAGATTACCGTGTACTTTTCAAGCagaaagaaaagagagagagagaatcaATACTCGACATCATAAAATGCATAAAATTTTAAAGGTTTTCTAAGAATTCTTCACACCACAAATTCACATGAAACATTTGTTACTTAAATTAGCAGATACGTAAAGTAACAAAATCTCAAATATTCAGAAAAAAGAATACTCAAAAGAGAGCAGTCATTGCTTCAAAGAACCACATTAAAGATGCtcaaacaagaggaaaaaaaaagaaaaatgaaactcTTCTATAAACAACCTGCTCACTGTAAttccaagaaagaaaagaaaattaccTCGTTAGCATGATTATAGCACCTGTATCCTCGCAGGAGCCAAATGAGAGAGGTGAACAGAGGTTCCTCAATAGTATTCCCTTCACTTATCCACTGATCAAGCACTGGTACCACTGAGGCTTTTGGGTCTTTCACAATTTTGATACGCTTCCATAATCTTGAACAAGCAACAGGAAGCCTATTCATTACTCGAAAGTCATACTCTCTGCATTGGGAGTCCCACTCTTCAGAGATCCTTTCAGCACCCTCAATATCTCCCAGCTTCAACACAGATGCCATCATGCAGCAAAATGTTTCATCATTCAGCTCAACTAAATGCTTGTATGTATTCCAAACTCGGTAAAGCTCATCTATCATACCAGTCTTTTCGTATAGACTAAGAAGCCTATCAAAAGCCCTTGTGCTCCTTTCAAGGGGCAACAACTCCTCCACTTTTCTTAACATTGTCAAGGCTGGCTCAATCAACCCAACTTTCAGATATCCATATGCAGCCATTGAGTATGTAGTCCATTCGTCAGCAAGGTTAGGATCGTTGTTGATCTGATTCAAGATTTTTTCCATCCCAGAAATGTTAGATGCAGTAGCACAAGCTGACATTTGGTTCCACATTGTGTACTTATTTGGACTAATTCCATTTCTTTCCATTTCTTGTATCAATATGTTGATTTTGTCAAAATATCCATTTCGAGCGTAAAGATTAGTCAGCAAGTTGTAAGGATAAGATAACTTTGCAAttcctttctctctcatctCCTGCATAATTGCTTCTGCTTTTTGAACAGAATTTTCTTGCACATAGCAGCAGAGAAGAGTAGCATAGGCATCGTAGGTTCTTAACTCATCTGAAAGTTGGCTAAAGTATGTTTCTGCATGTTCTAATCCACGAGCTCTTTCAAACAAGCTCAAACGAATAGCAGCATCTGCAGGCGATAAAGTGTAACACTGACGCTTAGTCATCCAATGCGATATCTGAATAACAAGAAAAGGAGTCAGAAAttgcaaataataataaaatacgcATTTAGAATCCAGTGGCTTAATATAAAATTCACTATCTTTAAGCATGACAAAAATCTCTAGCAATTCAAATTTTCCAAGCATTTCATAATTATTTTGACAACTAAAATGCTGGAAAATCACCTTTTTGGGTGACCTTCTTTCGTCAATTAACAATTCAAAGTACTTTGGATTCAAAAGGCTTAGATAAGCGAAAAAAATAAAGATGTCAACTTCAGTGGGAAAGAAGCAGAGCCTTGAAATTCATGATTAAGGAATCAAGTTAAAGAAGAGACTTGTCATGGAACCAAtggaactaaaagcttaagctgataTTTAAGGCCCAataatagcttttattattatctctattaACAAGTCTTAAAGCCATTCCACAATGACAAGGGCATATAGACATGTATGCAACTCTGTAGAGCCTTACTGCCTGTATGGCTTGAAGAAATTCAGCAGTTGTTTTGTCCCATGAGGGAAGGTCCTAGCTTCTAAAAGGATTATTAGTTTAAGAGAAATCATCACCAAAATTGAAAATGCTACTGACTTATCTAACACTATTTCCTGTACTGAATCAATCAACTTAAATTCTTAGAAGTTCTCTAAGAATTCCCTAGCAGTAGCATAAATTTGAAGAAACTAAATCTCAAATAAAGGGTGGCCCGTCCGGGCCaacgctaagcgagggtccagggaggggtcccaccacaagggtgtactgggggcaagccttaccctaccaatttttttggcaagagaccGCTCCTAAACTAaatctcaaataaaaaaaaaaagggcggcccgcaacacgaggacttcccaagaggtcacccatcttagtactactatcgcccaagcacgtttaacttcggagttctgatgggatccggaaACTAAATCTCAAATATCTACACAAAATAAGTATCACACAAAACATGGAGCATTCGTTGCTTCAAACATCCATATTAAGAATGCTAAGTGTTAAGATTAATGTAAAAGCTATTCTTGGACCTTAACCATCAGCTTAAGCTTTTGGTTCAAATGGTTCCTGACATAGTATCATAGCCTCGTAGACCAAGTGGTCGAAGGTTCGAATTCTGGCAACCCCATTTATTGATTAAATTTCAACGCATGGTAAAACGGGTCAgtgttgtgcacgcttcaagcccaGAGGGCATTCACATGAGGGGATgtgttagagattaatataaaaactattCTTGGACCTTAAAAGGTTAAGCTTTTGGTTCAAATGGTTACTGACACTAAGAAAAAGTGGAAAAAAAATGAAGCTCTTCTTCGAACAACAAGAAATTACCTCCAAAGCATGATTATAGCGCCTCTCTCGCTGCAGAAGCAAAATGAGAGACTCGAGTATTGGTTTCCTAACAGCATTTCCTTCACTGATCCATTGATCCAGTACTGGTACCAATGAGGCTTTAGGATCTGTTGTAATTTTTATACGATTCCATAATCCTGAATCTTCCTCATCataagaagacgaagaagagaAGTACAAATGAGAAGTTGGAAGCGATCTGGTAATCAATTTGTTCATTTCTTCATCAGCAGGAAAATCATTCATCATACTCTGATGAAGATCCTCGACCTTTCCACTGGCAATATAAGTCCTTGTTAATCTGCGATTTATATCTTCCGTCAAAGGTTCTAAGCGCTTTAATGACATGATAAGTTCCTCCATTCCTTCAGCATCTCCTTGCGCTTCCAAGTAGTCTAAACAAGCTTTCAACACTATGGGATCTGGTCTCCAGCCTTTTTCAGAAACAGATATCTCTCTATTAAACATCTCAACTGCCTTGGGTATTTGATTTTGTTCTACATATCCCCTTGCCAGTACAGACCAGGTGCTTGCATGAGGCGTTCTTCTCTCTGCAGCTTTCCCTACAGCAGCTTCAGCCTTCTCTAACAACCCCTTTTTGCAATAAGCAACAAGAAGCTTATTCAGTACATGAAAGTCATACCCTGTGGATTGCAACTGCCACTCCTCAAAGATCTGTTCAGCACCCTCAATATCTTCTAGCTTCAAAAGAGATGATATCATGCAGCAAAATGTTTCGTCATTCAACTCAACTAATTGCTTATATTTATTCCAAACTCGGTAAAGCTCATCTTTTCTTCCAGTCTTTGCATATTGAGTAAGAAGACCATGAAAAGCCTTTGTGCTCCTTCCGAAGGGCATTATCTTCTCAATTTTTCTTAACATCATCAAAGCTGGCTCAGTCAACCCAACTTTCAGATACCCATTGGCAGCCTTTGCATATGTTATCCATCCTTCAACAAGTTGGGGATCATTGTTGATCTGATTCAAGATATTTTCCATCCCCGTAATGTCGGATGCAGCAGCATAAGCTCCCATTAGGCTGCTCATTGTGTACTTATCTGGACTGATTCCATTTCTTTCCATTTCGTGAATCAATAAGTTGATTTTGTCAAAGTTTCCATTTCGATAGTAAAGGTTAATCAGCAAGGTGTAAGGAAAAGGTGATGCAGCCATTCCCTTCTCTCTCATCTCCTGCATAATTTCTTCTGCTTTCTGAACGGAATTTTCTTGTACATAGCAGCTGAGAAGAGCACTATAGACACCGTAAGTTCTCAAGTCAAATGAAAGAGTGTTGAAGTATGTTTCTGCATGTTCTAATCCACATGTTCTTCGGATTAAGCCCAGTCGAGCAGCAGCATCATTGGGTGATAATGTGAAATTCGGACGAGCATTCATCCAATTTGATATCTTAATAACAAGAAAAAAGGTCAGAAACTGCAAATAGAAAGTTAAAAAAAGGAAACTAGACATGAAAAATTCATGATTACCGAGTTAACTTAAACAGAGCCTCAGAGCCATTCAACAATGACAAGAGGATAGAAAAAGAAATATACTACGCAACCGTAAAAAGCACCTCAGCATTCATTGCTTCAAACAACTATTACGGATACTCGAAAAAGAGGAAAGAAGAACAATGAAACTCTTCTTTAGAGAACCTGCTTACTGTAATTCTAAGAATGAAAACCAAATTACCTCAGTAGCATGATCATAGCGCCTGTGTCCTTGCAGGAGCCAAATGAGAGACCTGAGTAAAGGTCTCTTCACAGTGTTCCCTTCACTGATCCATTGATCGAGCACTGGTTCCACTAAGGCTTTTGGgtcttttacattttttatacGTTTCCATAATCCTGAACATGCAACAGGAAACCTATTCATTACTCGAGAGTCATACTCTGTGCACTTGGACTCCCACTCTTTAGATATCCTTTCAGCACCCTCAATATCTCCCAGATTCAACACAGACGACATCATGCAGCAAAATGTTTCATCATTGATCTCGAATAATTTCTGATATGTATTCCAAACTCGGTGAAGCTCATCTTTTCTACCAGTCTTTCCATATAGATTAAGAAGATCACCAAAAGCCATTATGCTCTTCTCAAGGGGTAACATCTgctccattttttttaatattgtcaaAGCTGGCTCAATCAACCCAACCTTCAGATACCCATTTGCAGCCATTGAATATGTTCTCGAGTCTTGAACAAGTTGAGGATCCTCGTTCATCTGATTCAAGATTTTTTCCATTCCAGAAATGTCAGATACAGCAACAGAAGCTGCCAATAGGTTGCTCAGTGTGTACTTATCCGGACGAATTCCATTTCTTTCCATTTCTTGTATCAATGTGTTGATTTTGTCTAATTCTCCATTTCGAGAGTAAAGGTTAGTCAGCAAGTTGTAAGGGTAAGATGACTTTGCCATTTCCTTCGCTCTTATCTCTTGCATAATTGCTTCTGCTTTCTGAACAGAATTTTCCTCCACATAGCAGCAGAGAAGAGTAGCATAGACATGGTAAGTTCTTAACTCATCTGAAAGTTGGTTGAAGTATTTTTCTGCATGTTCTACTCCACGAGTTCTATGCAATAAGCTTACTTGAATAGCAGCATCTGTGGGAGATAAAGTGGAAGACCAATGCTTAGTCAACCAATGTGATATCTGAATAACAAGAAAAGGGGTCAGATATTGCAAATTCATTGTCAATAAATTACATTTCAGCATCTTTTAGCATGCAAAAGCCTTTAGCAATTCAACTTTTTAGCGAAGTTCATAATTAAATCAAATACCGGAAAGTCACCTTGCCGTATCACTTTTCTTTAGGCTAATAAAACTTCAAAGtactctgattttttttttttttttgataaaaaggTACTCTGAATTAAAAAGGCATagattaagtaaaaaaaaaatcaacttcacTGTGAAAGAAGCAGAGCCTTGAAATCATGATTAACCAATTACCTCAAAGAAGAACTTTAAAGTCATTGAACAATGGCAAGAACACATAGACATATATTTAACTCTGTAGAGCCTTACTGCCTGTTTTGCTTGAAGAGCTTTAGCAGTTTAGGGGATGATTCTAGCTTCTAAGGATTATCAATTTCACAGAAAATCATCACAAAATTTGAAATATTTCTACTGAATTAGCTAATACTATTTGCTGCACTGCAACGGAACAGTtttaactaaaagctcaagctgatagttaaggcccaatcatagatcttatattaatctttgacgcaccccacacgcaaatgcccctTGGGCTTGCAGGTTGCACAACACATGCTCATCCCGCCAACTGTTTGGTCCTAGTGGCTCTGACACCATGTCATGTAACCGACTTAACCAAaaactcaagctgatagttcggtaggttccatgacatggtatcagagccggtGTTCGAGTCCTGGTAACCTCATTTAtgtgtggaattaaaaacatatgGCGGGATGAGCCTGTGTGCAGGCTGCAAGCCCAAAGGGCATTTGGGCATggggtgtgtcagagattaatcaGCTTAAATGCTTAGAAGTTCTCTACGAATTCATTAGCAAAGCTAAGCATTCATGACTGCAAACTTCCGCATACTGACAAGAGGAAAAACAATGGAACTCAACTTTTCAATGAAGCTTAACAACACTAAAATTACCTCCAAAGCATGATTATAGCGCCTCTCTCGCTTCAGAAGCCAAATGAGAGACT comes from the Euphorbia lathyris chromosome 5, ddEupLath1.1, whole genome shotgun sequence genome and includes:
- the LOC136228762 gene encoding uncharacterized protein isoform X1, which gives rise to METLLREIATKLVTRSFPTSHFYFSSRVSPSVSPYSYSAEDSPLWKRIKVVNDPKTSLVPVLDRWISEGNTVKKSLIQSLIWLLKRERRYNHALEISHWLTKHWSSTLSPTDAAIQVSLLHRTRGVEHAEKYFNQLSDELRTYHVYATLLCCYVEENSVQKAEAIMQEIRAKEMAKSSYPYNLLTNLYSRNGELDKINTLIQEMERNGIRPDKYTLSNLLAASVAVSDISGMEKILNQMNEDPQLVQDSRTYSMAANGYLKVGLIEPALTILKKMEQMLPLEKSIMAFGDLLNLYGKTGRKDELHRVWNTYQKLFEINDETFCCMMSSVLNLGDIEGAERISKEWESKCTEYDSRVMNRFPVACSGLWKRIKNVKDPKALVEPVLDQWISEGNTVKRPLLRSLIWLLQGHRRYDHATEISNWMNARPNFTLSPNDAAARLGLIRRTCGLEHAETYFNTLSFDLRTYGVYSALLSCYVQENSVQKAEEIMQEMREKGMAASPFPYTLLINLYYRNGNFDKINLLIHEMERNGISPDKYTMSSLMGAYAAASDITGMENILNQINNDPQLVEGWITYAKAANGYLKVGLTEPALMMLRKIEKIMPFGRSTKAFHGLLTQYAKTGRKDELYRVWNKYKQLVELNDETFCCMISSLLKLEDIEGAEQIFEEWQLQSTGYDFHVLNKLLVAYCKKGLLEKAEAAVGKAAERRTPHASTWSVLARGYVEQNQIPKAVEMFNREISVSEKGWRPDPIVLKACLDYLEAQGDAEGMEELIMSLKRLEPLTEDINRRLTRTYIASGKVEDLHQSMMNDFPADEEMNKLITRSLPTSHLYFSSSSSYDEEDSGLWNRIKITTDPKASLVPVLDQWISEGNAVRKPILESLILLLQRERRYNHALEISHWMTKRQCYTLSPADAAIRLSLFERARGLEHAETYFSQLSDELRTYDAYATLLCCYVQENSVQKAEAIMQEMREKGIAKLSYPYNLLTNLYARNGYFDKINILIQEMERNGISPNKYTMWNQMSACATASNISGMEKILNQINNDPNLADEWTTYSMAAYGYLKVGLIEPALTMLRKVEELLPLERSTRAFDRLLSLYEKTGMIDELYRVWNTYKHLVELNDETFCCMMASVLKLGDIEGAERISEEWDSQCREYDFRVMNRLPVACSRLWKRIKIVKDPKASVVPVLDQWISEGNTIEEPLFTSLIWLLRGYRCYNHANEITHWVTKRRYFSLTPSGAAVRLGLIHKTHGVEQAETYFNELPNELKSYHVYGALLCCYVKENSVKKAEAIMQEMREKGMTKTPYPYNLLTTLYSRKGELDKINLLVQEMKRNGLTPNRFTMGNLMAGYVATSNISGMEETLNQVNKTPRFIEWQKYSIAANGYLESGLIEPAFTMLRKMEEIMPLGKDTKAFNYLLTLYVKTGRKDELYRVWNKYRQSVQLNVDNVCCMISSLSKLEDIEGAERIFEEWESHCTKYDFRVLNRLLIAYSKNGLLEKAEAAVVKTAEGRKIYPSTWNVLAREYTEHNQMCKAVEMFKKAISASQNSWKPCPTVLNACLYYLEEQGDVEGMQELIKSLKNLEPLTKDMYHRLERTSIATGKVHCLDQTLMNEFPTDEEINKILPEAKSSAGGK
- the LOC136228762 gene encoding pentatricopeptide repeat-containing protein At5g14770, mitochondrial-like isoform X2, yielding MQEIRAKEMAKSSYPYNLLTNLYSRNGELDKINTLIQEMERNGIRPDKYTLSNLLAASVAVSDISGMEKILNQMNEDPQLVQDSRTYSMAANGYLKVGLIEPALTILKKMEQMLPLEKSIMAFGDLLNLYGKTGRKDELHRVWNTYQKLFEINDETFCCMMSSVLNLGDIEGAERISKEWESKCTEYDSRVMNRFPVACSGLWKRIKNVKDPKALVEPVLDQWISEGNTVKRPLLRSLIWLLQGHRRYDHATEISNWMNARPNFTLSPNDAAARLGLIRRTCGLEHAETYFNTLSFDLRTYGVYSALLSCYVQENSVQKAEEIMQEMREKGMAASPFPYTLLINLYYRNGNFDKINLLIHEMERNGISPDKYTMSSLMGAYAAASDITGMENILNQINNDPQLVEGWITYAKAANGYLKVGLTEPALMMLRKIEKIMPFGRSTKAFHGLLTQYAKTGRKDELYRVWNKYKQLVELNDETFCCMISSLLKLEDIEGAEQIFEEWQLQSTGYDFHVLNKLLVAYCKKGLLEKAEAAVGKAAERRTPHASTWSVLARGYVEQNQIPKAVEMFNREISVSEKGWRPDPIVLKACLDYLEAQGDAEGMEELIMSLKRLEPLTEDINRRLTRTYIASGKVEDLHQSMMNDFPADEEMNKLITRSLPTSHLYFSSSSSYDEEDSGLWNRIKITTDPKASLVPVLDQWISEGNAVRKPILESLILLLQRERRYNHALEISHWMTKRQCYTLSPADAAIRLSLFERARGLEHAETYFSQLSDELRTYDAYATLLCCYVQENSVQKAEAIMQEMREKGIAKLSYPYNLLTNLYARNGYFDKINILIQEMERNGISPNKYTMWNQMSACATASNISGMEKILNQINNDPNLADEWTTYSMAAYGYLKVGLIEPALTMLRKVEELLPLERSTRAFDRLLSLYEKTGMIDELYRVWNTYKHLVELNDETFCCMMASVLKLGDIEGAERISEEWDSQCREYDFRVMNRLPVACSRLWKRIKIVKDPKASVVPVLDQWISEGNTIEEPLFTSLIWLLRGYRCYNHANEITHWVTKRRYFSLTPSGAAVRLGLIHKTHGVEQAETYFNELPNELKSYHVYGALLCCYVKENSVKKAEAIMQEMREKGMTKTPYPYNLLTTLYSRKGELDKINLLVQEMKRNGLTPNRFTMGNLMAGYVATSNISGMEETLNQVNKTPRFIEWQKYSIAANGYLESGLIEPAFTMLRKMEEIMPLGKDTKAFNYLLTLYVKTGRKDELYRVWNKYRQSVQLNVDNVCCMISSLSKLEDIEGAERIFEEWESHCTKYDFRVLNRLLIAYSKNGLLEKAEAAVVKTAEGRKIYPSTWNVLAREYTEHNQMCKAVEMFKKAISASQNSWKPCPTVLNACLYYLEEQGDVEGMQELIKSLKNLEPLTKDMYHRLERTSIATGKVHCLDQTLMNEFPTDEEINKILPEAKSSAGGK